From Dermochelys coriacea isolate rDerCor1 chromosome 23, rDerCor1.pri.v4, whole genome shotgun sequence, one genomic window encodes:
- the ITIH6 gene encoding inter-alpha-trypsin inhibitor heavy chain H6 isoform X2, with protein sequence MEGDWKGHSSGGECKTINNKLYVAEVKEKHQAKKMYDEARRQGRTAAHVGTRDREMEKFRVSASVAAGSQVSFELSYEELLQRHLGKYQHAVSVRPQQVVGNLTVEVSISERTGIDYVHVLPLRTSRLLTNTVRGDADVPPSTRVEKGSRCAWIVFTPTPQEQAAFSSSGILGDFVVQYDVAMPDVAGDVQIYNGYFVHYFAPRGLPPMQKNVVFVIDISGSMHGTKMKQTKKAMHIILSDLHPDDCFNIVTFSDTIHVWKARRSIPATAHNVRTAKDYVHRMEADGWTDINKALLEAASVLSQSPPEPSPRRIPLLIFLTDGEPTAGVTSGTRILANARQALGGSVSLFGLAFGDDADYGLLRRLALENRGMARRIYEDADAALQLAGFYDEIASPLLYDVALSYRDGADLTRMLFPHYFWGAELVVAGRLAPGATELHVQATGHGHVGLLSLENDISANATEAAPFGCSPDLGQIGQFVQRLWAYFTIQEQLRARFHSNDTAARRLLTEKATNLSLKYNFVTPVTSLVVVKPEEEGESAMTRATPGAPVTPLATMAAHRATEASRVAPALGATSTSLPGGATKAAAGLPNLARAMPVPGAPATSQGTSKLARATLAPGTATATPAPPTAHGVTKAARATPGKIPKAGNPRATAHPPPSPGSATAPPSGQPESPPQPAIKHQPHPRTERAPFSRGTAAPTAQTITDAWTGNSTAAPHHRAESEGSRVTPGAVGSIPPAADHSQWLLLLPPAESELLAAKDTAEESVESRHPPAVYSFVVAKGEKGVLDYEDYSDLSEEQDGDTDGMADLAGARFFTFSSSVDGDPHFVARLPGSPEMLCFTLDGHPGDVLQLVTDPPSDLSVHGHLVGAPPRPGTADRPRTYLDAITVLVGPPQLHYVITVTLQGVALRGEGALDLPFGRPAWVNRPGLGVQVGPGANVTLRLGAGLEFVVQRHRYSHPSRLQRDHLGFYVLDGSGLSAQARGLLGQFQNADIRLQPGAGEQPTRLQRGGATVQATRVTKLLKDSPLPAHQAPCWLVKGSDVQALLGGAYGAFVVPHPLEAWPGQGGGRPVSHC encoded by the exons ATGGAGGGGGACTGGAAGGGACACAGCAGTGGAGGAGAGTGCAA AACCATCAACAATAAACTCTATGTGGCTGAGGTGAAAGAGAAGCATCAAGCCAAGAAGATGTACGACGAGGCCCGGAGACAGGGCCGGACAGCGGCTCATGTTGGCACTAG ggaccGGGAGATGGAGAAGTTCCGGGTCTCTGCCAGCGTGGCGGCTGGCAGCCAGGTGTCCTTCGAGCTGAGCTATGAGGAGCTGCTGCAGCGGCATCTGGGCAAGTACCAGCACGCCGTGAGTGTGCGTCCCCAGCAGGTGGTGGGGAACCTCACCGTGGAGGTGAGCATCTCGGAGCGCACCGGCATCGACTACGTCCACGTGCTGCCCCTCCGCACCAGCCGCCTGCTTACCAACACTGTGCGAG GGGATGCCGATGTGCCGCCATCCACCCGGGTGGAGAAGGGGAGCCGCTGCGCCTGGATTGtcttcacccccaccccgcaggaACAGGCGGCTTTCTCCAGCTCAGGCATCCTGGGGGACTTCGTGGTACAGTACGACGTGGCCATGCCAGATGTGGCTGGGGACGTGCAG ATCTACAACGGCTACTTCGTTCACTACTTTGCTCCCCGTGGCCTGCCCCCCATGCAGAAGAATGTGGTGTTTGTCATCGACATCAGCGGCTCCATGCACGGCACCAAGATGAAGCAG ACCAAGAAGGCCATGCACATCATCCTGAGCGATCTCCACCCGGACGACTGCTTCAACATCGTCACCTTCTCCGACACCATTCACGTGTGGAAGGCCAGGCGCTCCATCCCAGCTACAGCCCACAATGTCCGCACCGCCAAGGACTATGTCCACAGGATGGAAGCTGATGGAT GGACCGACATCAACAAAGCCCTGTTGGAGGCTGCCTCGGTGCTGAGCCAGAGCCCGCCGGAGCCATCCCCCCGGCGGATCCCACTGCTCATCTTCCTGACGGACGGTGAGCCCACGGCGGGCGTGACCTCAGGCACTCGCATCCTGGCCAATGCCCGGCAGGCCCTGGGTGGCTCCGTCTCCCTGTTTGGCCTGGCCTTTGGGGACGATGCTGACTATGGGCTGCTGCGACGCCTGGCGCTGGAGAACCGGGGCATGGCCCGGCGCATCTACGAGGATGCCGACGCTGCCCTGCAGCTCGCCGGCTTCTACGACGAGATTGCCAGCCCGCTGCTGTACGACGTGGCCCTCTCCTACCGCGATGGTGCAGACCTCACCCGCATGCTCTTCCCCCACTACTTCTGGGGCGCCGAGCTGGTGGTGGCCGGACGGCTGGCCCCGGGGGCCACTGAGCTGCATGTCCAGGCCACAGGCCATGGGCACGTCGGGCTGCTGAGCCTGGAGAACGATATCTCAGCCAACGCCACGGAGGCTGCCCCGTTCGGCTGCTCTCCAGACCTGGGGCAGATCGGGCAATTCGTCCAGCGCCTCTGGGCCTACTTCACCATCCAGGAGCAGCTCCGGGCCCGGTTCCACTCCAACGACACTGCCGCGCGCCGGCTGCTCACTGAAAAGGCCACCAACCTCTCGCTGAAGTATAACTTTGTCACGCCCGTCACCTCACTGGTGGTGGTcaagccagaggaggagggggagagtgcCATGACTCGGGCCACGCCAGGGGCTCCTGTCACACCCCTGGCCACCATGGCGGCCCACCGTGCCACCGAAGCTTCCAGAGTCGCACCCGCTCTGGGGGCCACATCCACCTCGCTGCCTGGGGGTGCCACCAAAGCTGCCGCAGGCCTCCCCAACCTAGCCAGAGCCATGCCCGTCCCAGGAGCACCTGCCACGTCCCAGGGCACCTCCAAACTAGCCCGAGCCACTCTGGCACCTGGCACTGCCACGGCCACGCCAGCTCCTCCCACGGCCCACGGTGTCACCAAAGCAGCCAGAGCCACACCCGGAAAAATACCCAAAGCTGGGAACCCCAGGGCCACAGCTCATCCACCGCCGAGCCCAGGATCAGCCACAGCACCCCCCTCCGGCCAGCCGGAGTCGCCCCCACAACCGGCCATCAAGCACCAGCCACATCCCAGAACAGAGAGGGCCCCCTTCTCGAGGGGCACAGCGGCTCCCACGGCCCAAACTATCACAGATGCCTGGACTGGCAACAGCACGGCTGCCCCCCACCACAGGGCAGAGTCCGAGGGCTCCCGGGTCACGCCGGGCGCCGTGGGATCCATCCCACCTGCTGCCGACCACAGCCAGTGGCTGCTGCTATTGCCACCAGCAGAGTCAGAACTGCTGGCGGCAAAGGACACGGCCGAGGAATCCGTGGAGTCCCGCCACCCGCCGGCTGTGTACAGCTTTGTGGTAGCCAAAGGAGAGAAGG GTGTCCTGGATTACGAAGACTACTCAG ACCTGTCCGAGGAACAGGACGGTGACACAG ATGGCATGGCAGACCTGGCTGGTGCCAGATTCTTCACTTTCTCCTCCTCAG TGGATGGAGACCCTCACTTCGTGGCACGACTGCCCGGCTCTCCTGAGATGCTGTGCTTTACGCTGGATGGGCACCCAGGAGACGTGCTCCAACTGGTGACAGATCCCCCCAGCG ACCTGTCAGTCCACGGCCACCTGGTTGGTGCCCCGCCACGGCCGGGCACGGCGGATCGGCCACGCACCTACTTAGATGCCATCACCGTGCTGGTGGGGCCTCCCCAGCTCCACTATGTGATCACCGTGACGCTCCAGGGCGTGgcgctgcggggggagggggccctgGATCTGCCCTTCGGCCGCCCGGCTTGGGTCAACCGCCCTGGGCTGGGTGTGCAGGTGGGGCCGGGCGCCAATGTGACGCTGCGGCTGGGCGCCGGGCTGGAGTTCGTGGTCCAGCGCCATCGGTACAGCCACCCCAGCCGCCTGCAGAGAGACCACCTGGGCTTCTACGTGCTGGACGGCAGCGGGCTCTCGGCCCAGGCCCGCGGGTTGCTGG GTCAGTTCCAGAACGCGGACATCCGACTGCAGCCGGGCGCCGGGGAGCAGCCCACCCGGCTCCAGAGGGGCGGGGCCACGGTGCAGGCCACGCGGGTCACCAAGCTGCTGAAGGACTCGCCCCTGCCGGCCCACCAGGCCCCCTGCTGGCTGGTGAAGGGCAGCGACGTGCAGGCCCTGCTGGGCGGGGCCTACGGCGCCTTCGTGGTCCCCCATCCACTGGAGGCGTggcctgggcagggtgggggccgCCCCGTGTCCCACTGCTGA
- the ITIH6 gene encoding inter-alpha-trypsin inhibitor heavy chain H6 isoform X1, which yields MPMLRQLLLLPFALLMCLEPLPSTGHPRIPELTMASFSIRSTIVSRYASTCVRTDLSNPHAEPKEAIFDLDLPGSAFISNFTITINNKLYVAEVKEKHQAKKMYDEARRQGRTAAHVGTRDREMEKFRVSASVAAGSQVSFELSYEELLQRHLGKYQHAVSVRPQQVVGNLTVEVSISERTGIDYVHVLPLRTSRLLTNTVRGDADVPPSTRVEKGSRCAWIVFTPTPQEQAAFSSSGILGDFVVQYDVAMPDVAGDVQIYNGYFVHYFAPRGLPPMQKNVVFVIDISGSMHGTKMKQTKKAMHIILSDLHPDDCFNIVTFSDTIHVWKARRSIPATAHNVRTAKDYVHRMEADGWTDINKALLEAASVLSQSPPEPSPRRIPLLIFLTDGEPTAGVTSGTRILANARQALGGSVSLFGLAFGDDADYGLLRRLALENRGMARRIYEDADAALQLAGFYDEIASPLLYDVALSYRDGADLTRMLFPHYFWGAELVVAGRLAPGATELHVQATGHGHVGLLSLENDISANATEAAPFGCSPDLGQIGQFVQRLWAYFTIQEQLRARFHSNDTAARRLLTEKATNLSLKYNFVTPVTSLVVVKPEEEGESAMTRATPGAPVTPLATMAAHRATEASRVAPALGATSTSLPGGATKAAAGLPNLARAMPVPGAPATSQGTSKLARATLAPGTATATPAPPTAHGVTKAARATPGKIPKAGNPRATAHPPPSPGSATAPPSGQPESPPQPAIKHQPHPRTERAPFSRGTAAPTAQTITDAWTGNSTAAPHHRAESEGSRVTPGAVGSIPPAADHSQWLLLLPPAESELLAAKDTAEESVESRHPPAVYSFVVAKGEKGVLDYEDYSDLSEEQDGDTDGMADLAGARFFTFSSSVDGDPHFVARLPGSPEMLCFTLDGHPGDVLQLVTDPPSDLSVHGHLVGAPPRPGTADRPRTYLDAITVLVGPPQLHYVITVTLQGVALRGEGALDLPFGRPAWVNRPGLGVQVGPGANVTLRLGAGLEFVVQRHRYSHPSRLQRDHLGFYVLDGSGLSAQARGLLGQFQNADIRLQPGAGEQPTRLQRGGATVQATRVTKLLKDSPLPAHQAPCWLVKGSDVQALLGGAYGAFVVPHPLEAWPGQGGGRPVSHC from the exons CTCACCATGGCCAGCTTCTCCATCCGCTCCACCATTGTGTCCCGCTACGCCTCCACCTGTGTTCGGACCGACCTGAGCAACCCCCACGCCGAGCCCAAGGAAGCCATCTTCGACCTAGACCTGCCCGGCTCGGCCTTCATCTCCAACTTCACCAT AACCATCAACAATAAACTCTATGTGGCTGAGGTGAAAGAGAAGCATCAAGCCAAGAAGATGTACGACGAGGCCCGGAGACAGGGCCGGACAGCGGCTCATGTTGGCACTAG ggaccGGGAGATGGAGAAGTTCCGGGTCTCTGCCAGCGTGGCGGCTGGCAGCCAGGTGTCCTTCGAGCTGAGCTATGAGGAGCTGCTGCAGCGGCATCTGGGCAAGTACCAGCACGCCGTGAGTGTGCGTCCCCAGCAGGTGGTGGGGAACCTCACCGTGGAGGTGAGCATCTCGGAGCGCACCGGCATCGACTACGTCCACGTGCTGCCCCTCCGCACCAGCCGCCTGCTTACCAACACTGTGCGAG GGGATGCCGATGTGCCGCCATCCACCCGGGTGGAGAAGGGGAGCCGCTGCGCCTGGATTGtcttcacccccaccccgcaggaACAGGCGGCTTTCTCCAGCTCAGGCATCCTGGGGGACTTCGTGGTACAGTACGACGTGGCCATGCCAGATGTGGCTGGGGACGTGCAG ATCTACAACGGCTACTTCGTTCACTACTTTGCTCCCCGTGGCCTGCCCCCCATGCAGAAGAATGTGGTGTTTGTCATCGACATCAGCGGCTCCATGCACGGCACCAAGATGAAGCAG ACCAAGAAGGCCATGCACATCATCCTGAGCGATCTCCACCCGGACGACTGCTTCAACATCGTCACCTTCTCCGACACCATTCACGTGTGGAAGGCCAGGCGCTCCATCCCAGCTACAGCCCACAATGTCCGCACCGCCAAGGACTATGTCCACAGGATGGAAGCTGATGGAT GGACCGACATCAACAAAGCCCTGTTGGAGGCTGCCTCGGTGCTGAGCCAGAGCCCGCCGGAGCCATCCCCCCGGCGGATCCCACTGCTCATCTTCCTGACGGACGGTGAGCCCACGGCGGGCGTGACCTCAGGCACTCGCATCCTGGCCAATGCCCGGCAGGCCCTGGGTGGCTCCGTCTCCCTGTTTGGCCTGGCCTTTGGGGACGATGCTGACTATGGGCTGCTGCGACGCCTGGCGCTGGAGAACCGGGGCATGGCCCGGCGCATCTACGAGGATGCCGACGCTGCCCTGCAGCTCGCCGGCTTCTACGACGAGATTGCCAGCCCGCTGCTGTACGACGTGGCCCTCTCCTACCGCGATGGTGCAGACCTCACCCGCATGCTCTTCCCCCACTACTTCTGGGGCGCCGAGCTGGTGGTGGCCGGACGGCTGGCCCCGGGGGCCACTGAGCTGCATGTCCAGGCCACAGGCCATGGGCACGTCGGGCTGCTGAGCCTGGAGAACGATATCTCAGCCAACGCCACGGAGGCTGCCCCGTTCGGCTGCTCTCCAGACCTGGGGCAGATCGGGCAATTCGTCCAGCGCCTCTGGGCCTACTTCACCATCCAGGAGCAGCTCCGGGCCCGGTTCCACTCCAACGACACTGCCGCGCGCCGGCTGCTCACTGAAAAGGCCACCAACCTCTCGCTGAAGTATAACTTTGTCACGCCCGTCACCTCACTGGTGGTGGTcaagccagaggaggagggggagagtgcCATGACTCGGGCCACGCCAGGGGCTCCTGTCACACCCCTGGCCACCATGGCGGCCCACCGTGCCACCGAAGCTTCCAGAGTCGCACCCGCTCTGGGGGCCACATCCACCTCGCTGCCTGGGGGTGCCACCAAAGCTGCCGCAGGCCTCCCCAACCTAGCCAGAGCCATGCCCGTCCCAGGAGCACCTGCCACGTCCCAGGGCACCTCCAAACTAGCCCGAGCCACTCTGGCACCTGGCACTGCCACGGCCACGCCAGCTCCTCCCACGGCCCACGGTGTCACCAAAGCAGCCAGAGCCACACCCGGAAAAATACCCAAAGCTGGGAACCCCAGGGCCACAGCTCATCCACCGCCGAGCCCAGGATCAGCCACAGCACCCCCCTCCGGCCAGCCGGAGTCGCCCCCACAACCGGCCATCAAGCACCAGCCACATCCCAGAACAGAGAGGGCCCCCTTCTCGAGGGGCACAGCGGCTCCCACGGCCCAAACTATCACAGATGCCTGGACTGGCAACAGCACGGCTGCCCCCCACCACAGGGCAGAGTCCGAGGGCTCCCGGGTCACGCCGGGCGCCGTGGGATCCATCCCACCTGCTGCCGACCACAGCCAGTGGCTGCTGCTATTGCCACCAGCAGAGTCAGAACTGCTGGCGGCAAAGGACACGGCCGAGGAATCCGTGGAGTCCCGCCACCCGCCGGCTGTGTACAGCTTTGTGGTAGCCAAAGGAGAGAAGG GTGTCCTGGATTACGAAGACTACTCAG ACCTGTCCGAGGAACAGGACGGTGACACAG ATGGCATGGCAGACCTGGCTGGTGCCAGATTCTTCACTTTCTCCTCCTCAG TGGATGGAGACCCTCACTTCGTGGCACGACTGCCCGGCTCTCCTGAGATGCTGTGCTTTACGCTGGATGGGCACCCAGGAGACGTGCTCCAACTGGTGACAGATCCCCCCAGCG ACCTGTCAGTCCACGGCCACCTGGTTGGTGCCCCGCCACGGCCGGGCACGGCGGATCGGCCACGCACCTACTTAGATGCCATCACCGTGCTGGTGGGGCCTCCCCAGCTCCACTATGTGATCACCGTGACGCTCCAGGGCGTGgcgctgcggggggagggggccctgGATCTGCCCTTCGGCCGCCCGGCTTGGGTCAACCGCCCTGGGCTGGGTGTGCAGGTGGGGCCGGGCGCCAATGTGACGCTGCGGCTGGGCGCCGGGCTGGAGTTCGTGGTCCAGCGCCATCGGTACAGCCACCCCAGCCGCCTGCAGAGAGACCACCTGGGCTTCTACGTGCTGGACGGCAGCGGGCTCTCGGCCCAGGCCCGCGGGTTGCTGG GTCAGTTCCAGAACGCGGACATCCGACTGCAGCCGGGCGCCGGGGAGCAGCCCACCCGGCTCCAGAGGGGCGGGGCCACGGTGCAGGCCACGCGGGTCACCAAGCTGCTGAAGGACTCGCCCCTGCCGGCCCACCAGGCCCCCTGCTGGCTGGTGAAGGGCAGCGACGTGCAGGCCCTGCTGGGCGGGGCCTACGGCGCCTTCGTGGTCCCCCATCCACTGGAGGCGTggcctgggcagggtgggggccgCCCCGTGTCCCACTGCTGA